Proteins from a single region of Haloterrigena alkaliphila:
- a CDS encoding aminopeptidase, with product MDPRIREHAEIIANHSVDLQEGDNVVVDAHPVAEDLVVALHEVIGDHGANPVSVSQRTGERQRRAFLRAGDDDYDTPEHELALIQNTDVYIAIRASDNATQTSDVDPETQAAYQQAHRPILEERLSTRWCLTQYPAPANAQLAEMSTEGYENFVWDAVNKDWEEQRDHQENMVEIMDPAEEVRIVSGDTTDVTMSVAGNPTLNDHGEHNLPGGEVFTAPQPASVEGEVLFDMPLYHQGREITDVYLEFEGGEVVDHSAAKNEDVLTEVLNTDDGARRLGELGIGMNRDIDRFTYNMLFDEKMGDTVHMAVGRAYDDTVGEGNEANDSAVHVDMIVDMSEDSYIEVDGEVVQRDGTFRFENGFED from the coding sequence ATGGACCCACGCATCCGCGAACACGCCGAGATCATCGCGAACCACTCGGTCGATCTGCAGGAAGGCGACAACGTCGTCGTCGACGCACACCCCGTCGCCGAGGACCTGGTCGTCGCCCTCCACGAGGTCATCGGCGACCACGGCGCGAATCCGGTATCGGTCAGCCAGCGCACGGGCGAACGCCAGCGGCGGGCTTTTCTGCGGGCAGGTGATGATGACTATGACACGCCGGAGCACGAACTCGCCCTTATCCAGAACACCGACGTCTACATCGCCATTCGAGCGTCGGACAACGCCACCCAGACCAGCGACGTCGACCCCGAGACGCAGGCGGCCTACCAGCAGGCCCACCGCCCCATCCTCGAGGAACGCCTCTCGACGCGCTGGTGTCTCACGCAGTATCCCGCGCCGGCCAACGCCCAGCTCGCCGAGATGAGCACGGAGGGCTACGAGAACTTCGTCTGGGACGCCGTCAACAAGGACTGGGAGGAACAGCGCGACCATCAGGAAAACATGGTCGAGATCATGGACCCCGCCGAGGAGGTCCGCATCGTCAGCGGCGACACCACGGACGTGACGATGTCCGTCGCGGGCAACCCCACGCTCAACGACCACGGCGAGCACAATCTGCCCGGCGGCGAGGTCTTCACCGCTCCCCAGCCCGCCAGCGTCGAGGGTGAGGTCCTCTTCGATATGCCGCTCTATCACCAGGGCCGGGAGATCACGGACGTCTACCTCGAGTTCGAGGGCGGCGAGGTCGTCGACCACTCCGCGGCGAAGAACGAGGACGTACTGACGGAAGTGCTCAACACCGACGACGGCGCGCGCCGACTGGGCGAACTCGGCATCGGGATGAACCGCGACATCGACCGGTTCACCTACAACATGCTGTTCGACGAGAAGATGGGCGACACGGTCCACATGGCCGTCGGCCGCGCCTACGACGACACCGTCGGCGAGGGCAACGAGGCCAACGACTCCGCGGTGCACGTGGACATGATCGTCGACATGAGCGAGGACTCGTATATCGAGGTAGACGGCGAGGTCGTCCAGCGGGACGGAACCTTCCGGTTCGAGAACGGATTCGAAGACTGA
- a CDS encoding threonine aldolase family protein produces the protein MIDLRSDTVTKPDDEMREAARTAEVGDDVYGEDPTVNELEARAADAVGKAAALYVPSGTMGNQIAARVHTERGQEVLADRESHVVKYELGGLAQHADLQVRTYDADRGVPSPEQVATARVAEDLHRPGTGLLCLENTHNARGGLAIAPERIAAAAEAARERDVPVHLDGARVFNAATALDAPATDVTDPVDSVMFCLSKGLGAPVGSMLAGSEEFVERARRVRKLFGGGLRQAGIVAAPGLHALENVDDLATDHENARLLADGLAAVDGFDVQSPETNIVLADIEGTGLETETVLERLRDRDVLASAFGPTTLRFCTHRDVSRENIEAAIDAIEAAFGAT, from the coding sequence ATGATCGATCTGCGCTCGGACACGGTGACGAAACCCGACGACGAGATGCGCGAGGCCGCCCGCACCGCCGAAGTCGGCGACGACGTCTACGGCGAGGATCCGACGGTCAACGAACTCGAGGCCCGCGCCGCCGACGCGGTCGGCAAAGCGGCGGCGCTGTACGTTCCCTCGGGGACGATGGGCAACCAGATCGCGGCCCGCGTCCACACCGAACGGGGGCAGGAGGTCCTCGCTGATCGCGAGAGCCACGTCGTGAAGTACGAACTCGGCGGTCTCGCTCAGCACGCGGACCTGCAGGTCCGCACGTACGATGCGGACCGCGGGGTGCCGTCCCCCGAACAGGTCGCCACCGCACGCGTCGCCGAGGACCTCCACCGGCCCGGAACCGGCCTGCTCTGCCTCGAGAACACCCACAACGCCCGCGGCGGTCTCGCGATCGCCCCCGAACGGATCGCGGCGGCGGCCGAGGCGGCCCGCGAGCGCGACGTGCCGGTTCACCTCGACGGCGCACGCGTGTTCAACGCCGCGACGGCGCTCGACGCGCCCGCCACCGACGTCACCGATCCCGTCGACTCGGTCATGTTCTGCCTCTCGAAGGGGCTCGGCGCGCCGGTCGGATCCATGCTCGCCGGCAGCGAGGAGTTCGTCGAGCGGGCTCGTCGCGTCCGCAAACTGTTCGGCGGCGGACTGCGACAGGCTGGCATCGTCGCGGCGCCCGGCCTCCACGCACTCGAGAACGTCGACGACCTCGCGACCGACCACGAGAACGCCCGGTTACTGGCAGACGGACTCGCCGCGGTCGACGGGTTCGACGTGCAGTCGCCCGAGACGAACATCGTGCTCGCCGATATCGAGGGGACGGGCCTCGAGACGGAGACGGTCCTCGAGCGTCTGCGGGATCGAGACGTGCTGGCGAGCGCGTTCGGACCGACGACGCTCCGGTTCTGTACGCATCGGGACGTCTCGCGGGAGAATATCGAGGCTGCGATCGATGCCATCGAAGCGGCGTTCGGCGCGACGTAA
- a CDS encoding DUF7125 family protein gives MIAIAGAKGGCGKTTTTLGLAEAFGRTGTPALAVDADRQLPNLHVRAGIDREPTLAAVDGGDGVLQIAQRDPRSSNVGVLPAPKPSDQVDVDTALEGLAPDSIQLVIDCPSGAGPDVVDPLSVADAVIVVTTDDERSLEAAETTIEMANRLGVPILGVVLNRCADVSDAVRSWVDVPVLGRVPDVESPLSAADARTAYDEIVHTLQTKNATDRTPPEYADELLETGIDALDRRLGGGFLPGTVVALTADPASQAEQLLYQTTAARGTLYVTAWRSERNVDRAIETSTLETGSPTVRRIDREGAFDQLDEVLGKLPDGANLIVDTATALERRDRDDYVAFMNALKDRMVETSGVAFLYCTTPDSAPENRSITTHFADVVLDLETTSHGPDGGVEHSLSALKHRSDCGFSETIELAFDGTTNAITVPADRGPSVRSG, from the coding sequence ATGATCGCAATCGCCGGTGCGAAAGGTGGCTGTGGGAAGACGACGACGACCCTCGGCCTCGCGGAGGCGTTCGGCCGCACTGGAACGCCCGCCCTCGCGGTGGACGCCGACAGACAGCTGCCGAACCTTCACGTGAGAGCGGGAATCGATAGAGAGCCGACGCTCGCGGCGGTCGACGGCGGGGACGGCGTCTTGCAGATCGCCCAGCGAGATCCCCGCTCGTCGAACGTCGGCGTGCTGCCGGCGCCGAAACCGTCCGACCAGGTCGACGTGGATACCGCGCTCGAGGGGCTGGCCCCGGACTCGATCCAATTGGTGATCGACTGTCCGTCGGGTGCGGGCCCCGACGTCGTCGATCCGCTCTCGGTCGCCGACGCGGTGATCGTGGTGACGACCGACGACGAGCGGAGCCTCGAGGCCGCCGAGACCACCATCGAGATGGCGAACCGGCTCGGCGTGCCCATTCTGGGCGTCGTGCTGAACCGGTGTGCCGACGTTTCCGACGCGGTCCGGTCGTGGGTCGACGTCCCCGTGCTGGGACGAGTCCCCGACGTCGAGTCGCCGCTCTCGGCGGCGGACGCCCGGACCGCCTACGACGAGATCGTTCACACGCTCCAGACGAAGAACGCGACCGACCGGACCCCGCCGGAGTACGCCGACGAACTGTTGGAGACCGGCATCGACGCCCTCGACCGTCGGCTCGGCGGCGGATTCCTGCCCGGGACCGTCGTCGCCCTGACGGCCGATCCGGCGAGCCAGGCCGAACAGCTTCTCTATCAGACGACTGCGGCCCGCGGGACGCTGTACGTCACGGCTTGGCGGTCCGAACGGAACGTCGATCGAGCGATCGAGACGTCGACGCTCGAGACCGGGTCCCCGACCGTTCGACGGATCGACCGCGAGGGCGCGTTCGACCAGTTGGACGAGGTTCTCGGAAAACTCCCGGACGGCGCGAACCTGATCGTCGACACGGCGACCGCGCTGGAGCGCCGCGACAGGGACGACTACGTCGCGTTCATGAACGCCCTCAAGGATCGGATGGTCGAGACGAGCGGCGTCGCGTTCCTCTACTGTACGACGCCCGATTCGGCGCCGGAGAATCGCTCGATCACGACTCACTTCGCGGACGTCGTCCTCGATCTCGAGACGACGTCGCACGGCCCAGATGGGGGCGTCGAGCACTCCCTCTCGGCGCTGAAACACCGCTCCGACTGCGGCTTCTCGGAGACGATCGAACTCGCGTTCGACGGGACGACGAACGCGATCACGGTCCCGGCCGACCGGGGCCCGTCGGTTCGGTCCGGCTGA
- a CDS encoding type II glyceraldehyde-3-phosphate dehydrogenase translates to MIQVAINGYGTIGKRVADAVREQPDMAVLGVAKTRPNFEAETAVGKGFPLYAAVEERADQFGEAGLEIAGPVEDLVDEADIVVDATPSGIGAKNKEMYEAYDTPALYQGGEDADLVDTSFNARSNFEDATGADHVRVVSCNTTGLSRVIAPLREAYGVEKVRATLVRRGGDPGQTSRGPINDILPNPVTIPSHHGPDVETIFDDLDIDTLGMKVPATLMHMHSLNVTLEEDVDASEVRDLFAEESRLFLIPERMDIDGSGKLKEYALDAGRPRGDIWENCIWEESISTVGDDLYLFQGIHQESDVVPENVDAIRAVLGEADAEESIATTNETMGIGL, encoded by the coding sequence ATGATTCAGGTCGCGATCAACGGCTACGGCACGATCGGTAAACGCGTCGCGGACGCCGTCCGCGAGCAACCCGATATGGCGGTCCTCGGCGTCGCCAAGACGCGCCCGAACTTCGAGGCCGAGACGGCCGTCGGGAAGGGGTTTCCCCTCTACGCCGCCGTCGAGGAGCGCGCCGATCAGTTCGGCGAGGCCGGCCTCGAGATCGCCGGCCCCGTCGAGGACCTCGTCGACGAGGCCGATATCGTCGTCGACGCCACGCCGTCGGGCATCGGCGCGAAGAACAAGGAGATGTACGAGGCGTACGACACGCCCGCGCTCTACCAGGGCGGCGAGGACGCCGACCTCGTCGACACCAGTTTCAACGCCCGTTCGAACTTCGAGGACGCGACCGGCGCCGACCACGTCCGCGTCGTCTCCTGTAACACGACCGGCCTCTCCCGCGTGATCGCACCGCTGCGCGAGGCCTACGGCGTCGAGAAGGTCCGCGCGACGCTCGTCCGCCGCGGCGGCGACCCCGGCCAGACCTCCCGCGGCCCGATCAACGACATCCTGCCGAACCCGGTCACGATTCCGTCCCACCACGGCCCCGACGTCGAGACCATCTTCGACGATCTGGACATCGACACGCTCGGGATGAAGGTGCCCGCGACGCTGATGCACATGCACAGCCTCAACGTCACCCTCGAGGAGGACGTCGACGCGAGCGAGGTTCGCGACCTGTTCGCCGAGGAGTCCCGACTCTTCCTGATCCCCGAGCGGATGGACATCGACGGCAGCGGCAAACTCAAGGAGTACGCGCTCGACGCGGGGCGCCCGCGCGGTGACATCTGGGAGAACTGCATCTGGGAGGAGTCGATCTCGACCGTCGGCGACGACCTCTACCTCTTCCAGGGGATCCACCAGGAGAGCGACGTCGTGCCCGAGAACGTCGACGCGATTCGGGCGGTGCTGGGCGAGGCGGACGCCGAGGAGAGCATCGCGACGACTAACGAGACGATGGGCATCGGCCTCTAG
- a CDS encoding Hsp20/alpha crystallin family protein has translation MRRDDRDEPFDDLFREIERMMNEMMNGADANVDFASSSDVDSGFGMDTHVDIHETDDEIRVVADLPGVEKDNIELECDGKTLTISAASEHRQYDERVSLPQRVNEHTASATYNNGVLEVVFDLAEQSSGISLE, from the coding sequence ATGCGCCGAGACGACCGCGACGAACCCTTCGACGACCTGTTTCGCGAGATCGAGCGGATGATGAACGAGATGATGAACGGCGCGGACGCGAACGTCGACTTCGCCTCCTCGAGCGACGTCGACAGCGGCTTCGGGATGGACACCCACGTCGACATCCACGAGACCGACGACGAAATTCGGGTCGTCGCCGACCTCCCGGGCGTCGAGAAGGACAACATCGAACTCGAGTGCGACGGGAAGACCCTGACCATCTCCGCCGCCAGCGAGCACCGCCAGTACGACGAACGCGTCTCCCTCCCCCAGCGCGTCAACGAACACACCGCCTCCGCGACCTACAACAACGGCGTCCTCGAGGTCGTCTTCGACCTCGCGGAGCAGTCCTCGGGCATCAGCCTCGAGTAA
- a CDS encoding ATP-grasp domain-containing protein: MIDLAVANAKQTFRRMREPLAERGIRVHHVPVSERVVPLGEEAPWDPDEYDAGFVYPGRLMEGGVADALLEIPWLNDHETVLISRNKAEVIARLERADLPVPESVYVSNDVDEDELVDVFDRFEPPVVVKPNSTTRGVGVAKAHDLDSFLGICDYLSLVHDYKATGDRSFLVQEYLPEATDYRVMVLEGEYVGAVERRLPDDAVEEGQWKHNVHRGAEATGVDLPEEWRDLAESVADELEIPFLGVDLLETDDRLVVNETNARPTIDEATKYEPDFYDRLADAIRTTADRR; the protein is encoded by the coding sequence ATGATCGATCTCGCGGTGGCGAACGCCAAGCAGACGTTCCGCCGGATGCGCGAGCCGCTGGCCGAGCGGGGGATCCGGGTCCACCACGTGCCCGTGAGCGAGCGGGTGGTGCCGCTGGGCGAGGAGGCGCCGTGGGACCCAGACGAGTACGACGCCGGCTTCGTCTACCCCGGTCGACTGATGGAGGGCGGGGTCGCCGACGCGCTGCTCGAGATCCCGTGGCTCAACGACCACGAGACCGTCCTCATCTCACGGAACAAGGCCGAAGTGATCGCGCGACTCGAACGCGCCGACCTGCCGGTTCCCGAGTCCGTCTACGTCTCGAACGACGTCGACGAAGACGAACTGGTCGACGTCTTCGATCGGTTCGAGCCGCCGGTCGTGGTCAAACCGAACTCGACGACGCGGGGCGTCGGCGTCGCGAAGGCCCACGACCTCGATTCCTTCTTGGGGATCTGCGACTACCTCTCGCTGGTCCACGACTACAAGGCGACCGGCGACCGCTCGTTTCTCGTCCAGGAGTACCTCCCCGAAGCGACCGACTACCGCGTGATGGTCCTCGAGGGCGAGTACGTCGGCGCGGTCGAGCGGCGCCTGCCCGACGACGCCGTCGAGGAGGGCCAGTGGAAACACAACGTCCACCGCGGGGCGGAGGCCACGGGCGTCGACCTCCCCGAGGAGTGGCGCGACCTCGCCGAATCGGTCGCCGACGAACTCGAGATTCCGTTTCTCGGCGTCGACCTGCTCGAAACCGACGATCGGCTGGTAGTCAACGAGACGAACGCGCGGCCGACGATCGACGAGGCGACGAAGTACGAACCGGACTTCTACGACCGGCTGGCGGATGCGATTCGAACGACTGCGGACCGCAGGTGA
- a CDS encoding 50S ribosomal protein L16 → MSDKPASMYREIDKPAYTRREYITGIPGSKIAQHKMGDISADADDYPVQISLITEEEVQIRHGSLEASRLSANRHMLKSAGENNYKMILRKFPHHVIRENKQATGAGADRVSDGMRQAFGKIVGTAARIDKGERIFTIWCDVDDAEFAKDALRRAYNKISPPCRVVVEKGEEQLIA, encoded by the coding sequence ATGTCCGACAAACCCGCCTCAATGTACCGGGAGATCGACAAGCCGGCGTACACGCGACGCGAGTACATCACCGGCATCCCGGGCTCCAAGATCGCACAGCACAAGATGGGCGACATCAGCGCCGATGCCGATGACTACCCCGTCCAGATCAGCCTCATCACCGAAGAGGAGGTCCAGATCCGTCACGGCAGCCTCGAGGCCTCGCGCCTGTCGGCCAACCGCCACATGCTGAAAAGCGCCGGCGAGAACAACTACAAGATGATCCTCCGGAAGTTCCCCCACCACGTCATCCGGGAAAACAAGCAGGCGACGGGTGCGGGTGCGGACCGCGTCTCCGACGGGATGCGACAGGCCTTCGGGAAGATCGTCGGCACCGCCGCCCGCATCGACAAGGGCGAGCGCATCTTCACCATCTGGTGTGACGTCGACGACGCCGAGTTCGCCAAGGACGCGCTCCGGCGCGCCTACAACAAGATCTCGCCGCCGTGCCGCGTCGTCGTCGAGAAAGGCGAAGAACAGCTTATCGCCTAG
- a CDS encoding MarR family transcriptional regulator: protein MMEQTHADAGITELPTELNSPQGKLVYLYLEATDGATVDELGAVLAMKKISILSVLNSLSSQGLIEKRDGAYVPLN, encoded by the coding sequence ATGATGGAACAGACCCACGCCGACGCCGGAATCACCGAACTGCCGACCGAACTCAACTCCCCACAGGGGAAACTCGTCTACCTCTACCTCGAGGCGACCGACGGGGCGACGGTCGACGAACTGGGAGCCGTGCTGGCCATGAAGAAGATCTCGATCCTGAGCGTCCTGAACTCCCTCTCGAGTCAGGGGTTGATCGAGAAGCGCGACGGTGCGTACGTTCCCCTGAACTGA
- a CDS encoding CBS domain-containing protein — protein MPRSFRIGSLFGIPIKLDLTFLLVLPLFAYLIGAQIGDVTGLLNDGLAAGIDVGAVTSGTTPWVLGLTAAIGLFVGVVLHELGHSLTAQRYGFPIDSITLWLFGGIAALSEMPEDWRQEFTIAIAGPIVSVLVGVGSYALFLVVPDTLDGARFVLGYLAVLNVALAGFNMIPAFPMDGGRVLRAFLARSQPYAKATQQAASIGKLFAVLMALFGLFAGNIILIGVAFFVYIAASSEAQQVTMKAAFQDVTVGDIMTHASDLHTVEPDTSVADLVQRMFTERHTGYPVVDTGFDGERLVGLVTLTDAREVNPVERDAYTVEDVMTTDLKTITAESDAMTAIEKMREHDIGRLLVVDSAGGRSAEGGDLVGLISRTDVMTAFDIVQKSGAVNPDRRPRTAD, from the coding sequence ATGCCTCGGAGTTTCCGGATCGGCTCCCTGTTCGGGATCCCGATCAAGCTGGATCTCACGTTCTTGCTCGTGCTCCCGCTGTTCGCCTATCTCATCGGCGCACAAATCGGAGACGTTACAGGTTTGCTGAACGACGGGCTGGCGGCGGGCATCGACGTCGGCGCCGTCACCAGCGGGACGACGCCGTGGGTGCTCGGCCTGACCGCGGCGATCGGTCTCTTCGTCGGCGTCGTCCTCCACGAACTGGGCCACTCGCTGACGGCCCAGCGCTACGGATTTCCCATCGACTCGATCACGCTCTGGCTGTTCGGCGGCATCGCCGCGCTCTCGGAGATGCCCGAGGACTGGCGACAGGAGTTCACCATCGCCATCGCCGGTCCCATCGTTTCGGTGCTCGTCGGCGTCGGTTCGTACGCGCTCTTTCTCGTCGTTCCCGATACCCTCGACGGCGCCCGGTTCGTCCTCGGCTACCTCGCCGTGTTGAACGTCGCGCTCGCGGGCTTCAACATGATCCCCGCGTTCCCGATGGACGGCGGCCGGGTTCTCCGCGCGTTTCTCGCCCGGAGCCAGCCGTACGCGAAAGCGACCCAGCAGGCCGCCAGCATCGGCAAGCTGTTCGCTGTCCTCATGGCGCTGTTCGGCCTCTTCGCGGGGAACATCATCCTCATCGGCGTCGCCTTCTTCGTCTACATCGCCGCCTCGAGCGAGGCCCAGCAGGTGACGATGAAGGCCGCGTTTCAGGACGTCACCGTCGGCGACATCATGACGCACGCCAGCGATCTCCACACGGTCGAACCCGACACCTCGGTGGCGGACCTGGTCCAGCGGATGTTCACCGAACGCCACACCGGCTATCCGGTCGTCGACACTGGTTTCGACGGCGAGCGCCTCGTCGGCCTCGTGACGCTGACCGACGCCCGGGAGGTCAACCCCGTCGAGCGAGACGCCTACACGGTCGAGGACGTGATGACGACCGACCTGAAGACGATCACGGCGGAGTCGGACGCGATGACGGCGATCGAGAAGATGCGCGAGCACGACATCGGCCGCCTGCTCGTCGTCGATAGCGCGGGAGGACGTTCCGCTGAAGGGGGCGACCTCGTCGGGTTGATCTCGCGGACGGACGTGATGACCGCCTTCGACATCGTCCAGAAGAGCGGCGCGGTCAACCCCGACCGGCGCCCGCGGACCGCTGACTGA
- a CDS encoding ABC transporter ATP-binding protein: protein MPPAIETVDLVKEYGELRALQGLSLTVEEGEFFGLLGPNGAGKTTFINTLVGLVRKTGGEARVFGYDVEDDYRQARDAIGLAPQEFNVDRFFSIHEVLKNKAGYHGVPEDEAADRADDVLKRVGIYDKRDERFDWLSGGMKRRLLLARALVTDPDLLILDEPTAGVDVQLRHDLWELVTELNEEGTTVLLTTHYIEEAERLCDRVAIMNEGRKVTVATPDELKERGTDTISVRLESPISSTAASDLESDLGAYAHEVTTSAAGDSLEVRVDDGGSTAPRLLNDLEAMGHEIADLEITRTSLEEIFVDLTRSEDSTVTRSSASSAGDGDSGEGDDTDRAAGEPESEREQEGVA from the coding sequence ATGCCACCGGCCATCGAGACCGTCGATCTCGTGAAGGAATACGGCGAGCTGCGCGCGCTGCAGGGGCTCTCGCTGACCGTCGAGGAGGGCGAGTTCTTCGGTCTCCTCGGCCCCAACGGTGCGGGGAAGACGACGTTCATCAACACCCTCGTCGGACTGGTCCGCAAGACCGGCGGCGAGGCGCGGGTCTTCGGATACGACGTCGAAGACGATTACCGACAGGCCCGCGACGCCATCGGCCTCGCTCCCCAGGAGTTCAACGTCGATCGATTCTTCTCGATACACGAAGTACTGAAGAATAAGGCGGGATACCACGGCGTTCCCGAGGACGAGGCCGCGGACCGCGCCGACGACGTCCTGAAACGCGTCGGGATCTACGACAAGCGCGACGAGCGCTTCGACTGGCTCTCCGGCGGGATGAAGCGCCGCCTCTTGCTCGCGCGGGCGCTCGTGACCGACCCCGACCTGCTGATCCTCGACGAACCCACGGCGGGCGTCGACGTCCAGTTGCGCCACGACCTCTGGGAACTCGTGACGGAACTCAACGAGGAGGGGACGACGGTCCTCCTCACCACGCACTACATCGAGGAGGCCGAACGCCTCTGCGACCGGGTCGCGATCATGAACGAGGGCCGGAAGGTGACCGTCGCGACGCCGGACGAACTGAAAGAACGGGGGACCGACACCATCTCCGTCCGCCTCGAGTCGCCGATCTCGTCGACCGCGGCGAGCGACCTCGAGTCCGACCTCGGCGCGTACGCCCACGAGGTGACGACGTCGGCGGCCGGCGACAGCCTCGAGGTCCGCGTCGACGACGGCGGTTCGACCGCGCCGCGCCTGTTGAACGACCTCGAGGCGATGGGCCACGAGATCGCCGACCTCGAGATCACCCGGACGTCGCTCGAGGAGATTTTCGTCGACCTCACGCGAAGCGAAGACAGCACGGTGACGCGGTCGTCGGCCTCGAGCGCCGGTGACGGCGACAGCGGCGAGGGCGATGACACCGATCGCGCGGCCGGCGAACCGGAATCCGAGCGCGAACAGGAGGGGGTCGCCTGA
- a CDS encoding ABC transporter permease: protein MLSVGFRALFRREVLRFVRRPKNTFMPPAITNVLYFAVFGVILGGRIDQIAGFDYILFIVPGLIVLGAISNAFENASFSIFHGRWNEYIHETLTSPLSYVEMVVAYVGASAVRGLIVGVIIAAVGRVFVPISIEHGLFLIATMVVITALFAGFGIIGGLVARDFDDLTVMNQFILRPLVFFGAVFYSLETFDQAWQVGLSLVNPMVYMVDSVRYGLLGHSDLIAVGILPGPYADFAPVLALGVLTAATLLVLAIDVYLFKIGYGLTD, encoded by the coding sequence ATGCTGTCGGTCGGCTTTCGCGCGCTCTTTCGGCGCGAGGTGTTGCGGTTCGTCCGCCGCCCGAAGAACACGTTCATGCCGCCGGCGATCACGAACGTGCTCTACTTCGCCGTCTTCGGGGTCATTCTCGGCGGCCGAATCGATCAGATCGCCGGCTTCGACTACATCCTCTTCATCGTCCCAGGGCTGATCGTCCTCGGCGCGATCTCGAACGCCTTCGAGAACGCCTCGTTCTCGATCTTCCACGGCAGATGGAACGAGTACATCCACGAAACGCTGACCTCGCCGCTGTCGTACGTCGAGATGGTCGTCGCCTACGTCGGCGCCAGCGCGGTGCGAGGGCTCATCGTCGGCGTCATCATCGCCGCCGTCGGCCGCGTCTTCGTGCCGATCAGCATCGAACACGGGCTGTTTCTGATCGCCACGATGGTCGTCATCACGGCGCTGTTCGCCGGCTTCGGCATCATCGGCGGGCTCGTCGCCCGCGACTTCGACGATCTGACCGTGATGAACCAGTTCATTCTCCGCCCGCTGGTGTTCTTCGGTGCCGTCTTCTACTCCCTCGAGACGTTCGATCAGGCCTGGCAGGTCGGCCTTTCGCTGGTGAACCCGATGGTCTACATGGTCGACAGCGTCCGGTACGGCCTGCTGGGCCACTCGGATCTGATCGCGGTCGGCATCCTCCCCGGTCCCTACGCCGACTTCGCGCCGGTGCTCGCGCTCGGCGTGCTGACGGCGGCCACCCTCCTCGTGCTGGCGATCGACGTCTACCTGTTCAAGATCGGCTACGGGTTGACGGACTGA
- a CDS encoding zinc ribbon domain-containing protein, whose translation MRTEHCPNCGASLSSEANYCSECGEAVNDDSWGSSSAESAWDGADDSWTRDSRSDYGYGSDRRSEGDTTLAAITHVLAIFTWAVGPLIVLVATDDPFVEENARNALNWQIAFTIYTLVSFLLVFVVVGIAPLLVLPLVDLAFCVVAAVKAADGEAWSYPMTPDIV comes from the coding sequence ATGAGAACCGAGCACTGTCCGAACTGCGGTGCCTCGCTCTCCTCGGAGGCGAACTACTGCAGCGAGTGCGGGGAGGCGGTGAACGACGACTCGTGGGGGTCCTCGAGCGCGGAGAGCGCGTGGGACGGCGCCGACGACTCGTGGACCCGGGACTCGCGTTCGGACTACGGATACGGGTCGGACCGACGATCCGAGGGCGACACGACGCTCGCGGCGATCACGCACGTGCTCGCGATATTCACGTGGGCCGTCGGTCCGCTGATCGTCCTCGTCGCCACCGACGACCCGTTCGTCGAGGAGAACGCGCGGAACGCGCTGAACTGGCAAATCGCGTTCACGATCTACACGCTCGTTTCGTTCCTCCTCGTCTTCGTCGTCGTCGGCATCGCTCCCCTACTGGTCCTGCCGCTGGTCGATCTGGCGTTCTGCGTCGTCGCCGCGGTCAAGGCCGCCGACGGCGAGGCGTGGTCGTATCCGATGACCCCCGATATCGTCTGA